One Anomalospiza imberbis isolate Cuckoo-Finch-1a 21T00152 unplaced genomic scaffold, ASM3175350v1 scaffold_85, whole genome shotgun sequence genomic region harbors:
- the LOC137467898 gene encoding signal peptidase complex catalytic subunit SEC11C isoform X1 produces the protein MDLFGDLRRMNKRQLYYQVLNFAMIVSSALMIWKGLIVVTGSESPIVVVLSGSMEPAFHRGDLLFLTNFHDDPIRAGEIVVFKVEGRDIPIVHRVIKVHEKGNGNIKFLTKGDNNEVDDRGLYKEGQNWLEKKDVVGRARGFLPYVGMVTIIMNDYPKFKYALLAVMGAYVLLKRES, from the exons aTGGATCTGTTCGGGGACCTGCGGCGCATGAACAAGCGGCAG CTATACTACCAAGTCTTAAATTTTGCTATGATTGTGTCTTCTGCCCTGATGATCTGGAAAGGGCTGATCGTGGTGACTGGCAGTGAGAGCCCCATTGTTGTGGTGCTCAG TGGCAGCATGGAGCCAGCTTTTCACAGGGGAGACCTGCTGTTCCTAACAAATTTCCATGATGACCCAATCAGAGCTGGTGAAATAGTTGTTTTTAAAGTTGAAGGCAGAGACATTCCAATAGTGCACAGAGTTATCAAAGTACATGAAAA AGGAAATGGGAACATCAAATTTCTGACTAAAGGGGATAATAACGAAGTTGATGATAGAGGCTTGTACAAAGAAGGTCAGAACTGGTTAGAGAAGAAAGATGTTGTTGGAAGAGCAAGAGG GTTTTTGCCTTATGTAGGAATGGTAACTATAATAATGAATGACTACCCAAAATTTAAG TATGCTCTTCTGGCAGTGATGGGAGCATATGTTCTGCTCAAGCGGGAATCCTAA
- the LOC137467889 gene encoding gastrin-releasing peptide-like, which translates to MRGGRPAALPLLALALLTAQGGAAPLQPGGTPALTKIYPRGSHWAVGHLMGKKSTGDFPYGFEEENKTPFSALPDNIKQLEEYLQWEEISKYLLRLLERNENKSGHFSKGGLPWYTRNTWETDDNSSWKHMMDYLLQVVNMKESTPS; encoded by the exons ATGCGGGGCGGGCGGCCCgcggcgctgccgctgctggCGCTGGCGCTGCTGACGGCGCAGGGCGGAGCGGCGCCCCTGCAGCCCGGCGGGACCCCCGCGCTCACCAAGATCTACCCCCGCGGCAGCCACTGGGCTGTGG GACatttaatggggaaaaaaagcactgGAGATTTTCCTTATGgttttgaagaagaaaacaagacaCCATTTTCAGCATTACCTGACAATATCAAGCAGCTGGAAGAGTATCTGCAGTGGGAAGAAATCTCAAAATATTTGCTAAGGCTGCtggaaaggaatgaaaataaaagtggtCACTTTTCAAAAGGAGGGCTCCCCTGGTATACCAGGAACACCTGGGAGACAGATGACAATAGCAGTTGGAAACAT aTGATGGACTATCTGCTTCAAGTTGTGAATATGAAAGAGAGCACTCCAAGCTGA
- the LOC137467898 gene encoding signal peptidase complex catalytic subunit SEC11C isoform X2, with protein MDLFGDLRRMNKRQLYYQVLNFAMIVSSALMIWKGLIVVTGSESPIVVVLRGNGNIKFLTKGDNNEVDDRGLYKEGQNWLEKKDVVGRARGFLPYVGMVTIIMNDYPKFKYALLAVMGAYVLLKRES; from the exons aTGGATCTGTTCGGGGACCTGCGGCGCATGAACAAGCGGCAG CTATACTACCAAGTCTTAAATTTTGCTATGATTGTGTCTTCTGCCCTGATGATCTGGAAAGGGCTGATCGTGGTGACTGGCAGTGAGAGCCCCATTGTTGTGGTGCTCAG AGGAAATGGGAACATCAAATTTCTGACTAAAGGGGATAATAACGAAGTTGATGATAGAGGCTTGTACAAAGAAGGTCAGAACTGGTTAGAGAAGAAAGATGTTGTTGGAAGAGCAAGAGG GTTTTTGCCTTATGTAGGAATGGTAACTATAATAATGAATGACTACCCAAAATTTAAG TATGCTCTTCTGGCAGTGATGGGAGCATATGTTCTGCTCAAGCGGGAATCCTAA